A single window of Engraulis encrasicolus isolate BLACKSEA-1 chromosome 20, IST_EnEncr_1.0, whole genome shotgun sequence DNA harbors:
- the LOC134435768 gene encoding uncharacterized protein LOC134435768 gives MSDFKVGSLVCVWAVAVAVTGGVDIIQFPALVRSRVGRTVSLYCQLTAIDSHCYTVAWMKLHRWSNTLAVYKTDGGKESGRKKSCRVDITNPTTEDSGTYYCAVVDQERQERLVMGNGTTVIIESNPSSSVEIALTVHRKNNSLAVLTCLVTGIHPSIGRVFWVLDDGDREESGHSEAIWTNSSSPSVAMVTRNQLAVSLPEVMERTYTCVVHYAHNNTLHRSLSLNDPQRTCYATTSLPRTMAVVSTLLLQMLMVAMAQCFKKLKKINREQEVNRPVVNRRQKGSQNWIKDDQVYDFES, from the exons ATGTCAGATTTCAAAGTTGGAAGTCTTGTTTGCGTGTGGGCCGTTGCAG TGGCTGTAACAGGTGGAGTGGACATCATCCAGTTTCCCGCCCTGGTCCGGAGCCGTGTTGGGAGGACAGTCAGCCTCTACTGCCAGCTGACAGCCATAGACTCGCACTGTTACACCGTCGCCTGGATGAAGCTGCACCGCTGGAGCAACACGCTGGCCGTCTACAAAACAGACGGAGGGAAGGAGAGCGGACGGAAGAAGTCATGCCGAGTTGACATCACCAATCCAACCACGGAAGATTCTGGAACATACTATTGTGCTGTGGTGGATCAGGAACGACAGGAAAGACTGGTGATGGGCAACGGAACGACAGTTATCATTGAGA GTAATCCCTCTTCCTCAGTTGAAATTGCATTGACTGTCCACCGCAAAAACAATTCACTTGCTGTCCTCACCTGCCTGGTCACGGGCATCCACCCATCCATTGGACGCGTGTTTTGGGTCCTGGAcgatggagatagagaggagagtggCCACTCGGAAGCCATCTGGACCAATAGCAGCAGCCCATCAGTTGCTATGGTTACAAGGAACCAACTAGCTGTTTCTCTCCCAGAGGTCATGGAGCGGACCTACACTTGTGTTGTGCACTacgcacacaacaacacactccACAGAAGTCTTTCCTTGAATG ATCCCCAGAGGACGTGCTACGCCACTACCAGTCTACCTCGAACGATGGCAGTTGTATCGACACTTCTGCTGCAGATGTTGATGGTCGCAATGGCACAGTGTTTCAAGAAgttgaaaaaaataaacaggGAACAG GAGGTTAACAGGCCGGTAGTA